A window from Bdellovibrionales bacterium encodes these proteins:
- a CDS encoding TonB family protein, giving the protein MKRSLSIALLLSLVLHFLVVGGVALYSFSIQKPAAPQTVTVEILDQQPEAPKAAKPEVVVKKDKIKMDKQIVEQDEKALNKERPDDQAFLSAHDQKVAKQTQAVNHGEFQNKITKNTKAGKPVESKKSSPKLDQLLAAYDPMAAGFKKQEAKTKQEAEAAQKGGDVSQTSDYLKNVDQGIETLLNTREFKYYTYYNRIRKQLSQYWEPKVKEKVNTMFQQGRKIASAQDRVTKLLIVLDSSGTLVNVQVLSDSGVRDLDDAAIESFKAAAPFPNPPKGIIENDGTVKIRWDFVLET; this is encoded by the coding sequence ATGAAACGTTCTCTTTCCATAGCACTACTACTCTCTCTTGTGCTCCACTTTTTGGTGGTCGGAGGAGTCGCCCTCTATTCTTTCAGCATTCAAAAACCAGCCGCGCCTCAAACTGTGACGGTCGAAATCCTCGACCAACAGCCAGAAGCCCCGAAGGCAGCTAAACCTGAAGTCGTCGTCAAAAAAGATAAAATCAAAATGGATAAGCAAATTGTGGAGCAAGATGAAAAAGCTCTCAATAAAGAGCGTCCTGATGACCAAGCTTTCTTGAGCGCTCACGATCAAAAAGTCGCTAAGCAAACTCAAGCCGTAAATCATGGCGAGTTTCAAAACAAGATCACTAAAAACACCAAAGCCGGCAAACCGGTTGAGTCTAAAAAATCCTCGCCGAAATTGGATCAACTTCTCGCCGCTTATGATCCAATGGCCGCTGGTTTCAAAAAACAAGAAGCTAAAACTAAGCAAGAGGCTGAAGCCGCTCAAAAAGGCGGAGACGTTAGCCAAACGAGTGATTACCTAAAAAACGTGGACCAAGGTATCGAGACCTTGCTCAATACTCGCGAATTCAAATATTACACTTACTACAACCGGATCCGTAAGCAGCTCTCACAATACTGGGAACCGAAAGTGAAAGAAAAAGTGAATACGATGTTCCAACAGGGCCGTAAAATCGCCTCTGCCCAGGACCGTGTTACCAAGCTTTTGATCGTTTTGGACTCTTCCGGGACACTTGTAAACGTACAGGTTCTCTCGGATTCCGGGGTCCGCGACCTCGACGACGCGGCTATAGAATCGTTTAAGGCCGCTGCGCCATTCCCAAACCCTCCGAAAGGGATCATCGAGAACGATGGGACCGTCAAAATTCGCTGGGATTTCGTACTAGAGACCTAA
- a CDS encoding pyruvate dehydrogenase codes for MIFQANHRTDKEKGDPKIGGHASASASSLHIMGALHLMVKSGFDHIANKPHASPTDHSYNYLLDLFLKQDLSKLSLEECNTAMMGLRKYSHGEPVFQSYHSAYDSDNHNFFPSGTVGIPPVEAGYMALAYRYAREHGYEVPDAHFWALCGDSEFREGSMYEAVPDFAERELGSLTWILDYNRQSLDGQRITNPEIMNGTDADRVERTMAANGWEVIQVRHGQKRLNLFKKPGGETFQNFLEKELEDYELQALLLVQDMKALKKGIAKEHPNMKKFLDSVSDQELYEAIRDFGGHDIMLLAEAMEQSKKSTRRPTIIIAHTLKGWGLRCAAQPGNHSQLPTEDELVELKNKQGITGDNLFERFAAGTPEAKYLKERGEKLWSEIKAQHALKDKNQKFFLEKLTQWGEIPESLDINTKMTSYPHTQWMLGQLTAKLTRIANTPLEENKLAEKQKPLTATEKPFKLPGELFISMAPDVGTSTNLNPAMDGKIFGAPVVTEDLETELGVKDHKLPDLIPGEEVSDRFLRFEIAEGNVMSCVGAFGRMRDTLGIPLIPLMTVYDFFIKRALDQYFYNLYWKSSFICVGTPSGVTLSPEGAQHGWKSDIQIPNQITWEPFFCQELDWILCESIKRHVLNNNAGRSGVLLRLVTRGAEQKDMMTYLKKQARFKGDMNSKLARAEFPVAGGVNEEEIASLDDAQILRQVREEVLQGAYYLIDYRGYAGYEPGDNVVNIFAMGSLVTEGIKASETLLGHGIYANVIVVTSPDLLVGIQAHENDYAYLKHGLGINSDLYLRKSEEVSTGDLITVAGKRVPVVSVHDGEAGLLDNIGSVIGVRQESCAVRKHSKCGRPSEIYAFHGIDADSVVDACGKVLAETALEQVIVPESALEQTQHAGKTASHWTDLWPSKSSVKH; via the coding sequence ATGATTTTCCAGGCCAACCATCGCACCGATAAAGAAAAGGGCGATCCAAAAATTGGTGGCCACGCTTCTGCTTCTGCAAGTTCCCTGCACATCATGGGCGCTTTGCACTTGATGGTGAAATCCGGCTTCGATCATATCGCTAACAAACCGCATGCTTCGCCGACAGATCACTCTTACAACTATCTTCTCGATTTGTTTTTGAAACAAGATTTGAGCAAATTGTCTCTTGAAGAGTGCAACACGGCGATGATGGGTCTTCGCAAATACTCTCACGGCGAACCAGTCTTCCAGTCTTATCACTCAGCTTACGATTCTGATAATCACAATTTCTTCCCGTCTGGCACCGTGGGCATTCCACCAGTTGAAGCTGGTTACATGGCGCTGGCTTACCGCTACGCTCGTGAACATGGTTACGAAGTTCCAGATGCTCACTTCTGGGCTCTTTGCGGCGACTCCGAGTTCCGCGAAGGTTCTATGTACGAAGCGGTTCCTGACTTTGCGGAGCGTGAACTTGGATCGTTGACTTGGATCCTCGATTACAATCGTCAATCACTCGATGGTCAGCGTATTACAAATCCAGAGATCATGAACGGAACGGATGCTGACCGCGTGGAGCGCACAATGGCTGCCAACGGTTGGGAAGTCATCCAAGTTCGTCACGGTCAAAAGCGTTTGAATCTTTTCAAAAAGCCGGGTGGCGAAACTTTCCAAAACTTCCTCGAGAAAGAACTCGAAGACTACGAACTTCAAGCTTTGCTCCTTGTGCAAGACATGAAGGCGTTGAAAAAAGGCATCGCGAAAGAACATCCAAACATGAAGAAATTCTTGGACAGCGTGTCTGACCAAGAATTGTATGAAGCCATCCGCGACTTCGGTGGCCACGACATCATGCTTTTGGCTGAAGCGATGGAGCAATCTAAGAAATCCACTCGCCGTCCAACAATCATCATTGCTCACACATTGAAAGGCTGGGGCCTGCGTTGTGCCGCTCAGCCAGGTAATCACTCTCAGTTGCCAACTGAAGATGAATTGGTTGAATTGAAAAACAAGCAAGGCATCACTGGCGACAACTTATTCGAGCGTTTCGCAGCGGGTACGCCAGAAGCGAAATACTTGAAAGAGCGCGGTGAAAAACTTTGGAGCGAAATCAAAGCTCAACATGCTTTGAAGGACAAAAATCAAAAATTCTTCCTCGAGAAGCTCACTCAATGGGGCGAAATCCCTGAGTCTCTTGATATCAACACGAAAATGACGAGCTATCCACACACTCAGTGGATGCTCGGTCAGTTGACTGCAAAGCTCACTCGTATCGCAAACACGCCGCTTGAAGAAAACAAACTGGCTGAGAAGCAAAAACCACTCACAGCAACTGAGAAGCCATTCAAACTCCCTGGTGAGTTGTTCATCTCCATGGCTCCGGATGTTGGTACTTCGACGAACTTGAATCCAGCGATGGATGGTAAAATCTTCGGTGCGCCAGTTGTGACTGAGGATTTGGAAACTGAATTGGGCGTTAAAGACCACAAGCTTCCAGATTTGATTCCTGGTGAAGAGGTTTCCGACCGCTTCTTGCGTTTTGAAATCGCTGAAGGAAACGTGATGTCTTGCGTAGGGGCTTTCGGCCGCATGCGCGACACTCTCGGCATTCCTTTGATTCCGTTGATGACCGTTTATGACTTCTTCATCAAACGCGCCCTCGATCAGTACTTCTACAACTTGTACTGGAAGAGCTCATTCATCTGCGTAGGGACTCCGTCAGGTGTGACATTGTCTCCAGAAGGCGCTCAGCACGGTTGGAAGTCTGATATTCAGATCCCGAACCAAATCACTTGGGAACCGTTCTTCTGCCAAGAGTTGGATTGGATCCTCTGCGAATCTATCAAGCGTCATGTCTTGAACAACAACGCCGGCCGTTCTGGCGTCTTGCTCAGACTTGTGACTCGCGGTGCGGAACAAAAAGACATGATGACTTACCTGAAGAAGCAAGCTCGCTTCAAAGGCGACATGAACTCTAAACTCGCTCGCGCGGAATTCCCAGTTGCTGGTGGCGTGAACGAAGAAGAAATTGCTTCGTTAGACGATGCTCAGATCTTGCGTCAAGTGCGTGAAGAAGTTCTTCAAGGCGCTTACTACTTGATCGACTACCGCGGTTACGCTGGCTATGAGCCCGGCGACAACGTGGTGAATATCTTCGCAATGGGTTCACTTGTGACTGAAGGTATCAAGGCGTCTGAGACTCTTCTCGGCCACGGTATCTATGCAAACGTGATCGTGGTGACTTCACCAGACTTGTTGGTGGGTATTCAGGCTCATGAGAACGACTATGCCTACTTGAAACACGGCCTCGGCATTAACTCGGACTTGTATTTGAGAAAATCCGAAGAAGTCAGCACAGGCGATTTGATCACAGTGGCTGGTAAGCGCGTTCCGGTTGTCAGCGTTCACGACGGTGAAGCAGGCTTGTTGGATAACATCGGTTCTGTCATCGGTGTACGCCAAGAATCTTGCGCTGTTAGAAAGCACTCTAAATGCGGTCGTCCATCAGAAATCTATGCATTCCATGGAATTGATGCTGACAGCGTTGTAGATGCTTGCGGTAAAGTATTGGCTGAAACAGCTTTGGAACAAGTCATTGTCCCAGAATCTGCTTTGGAACAAACACAACACGCGGGCAAAACAGCAAGCCACTGGACAGACCTGTGGCCTTCTAAGAGCTCTGTGAAACATTAG
- a CDS encoding AEC family transporter, with protein MANFILIFVCFLLGIFFRRYKFFPPNAPLALNRFVIYVSLPALTLAQIHRLDLNSSSLLIPVSMPWLTYIMGFGFFYLVGKKTQMPKKTIGTLSLTGSLGNTSFVGFPLLEALYGAGAIAVGILVDQPGSFLIAGTLGVATAAYYAGGSVHPKYILKKIFAFPPFLSLLVAFPLRAIELPPEAFQVLDRLGGTLVPLSLVSVGMQLHFHPEMIKANFKNLCWGLGYKLFLVPLICTVIYLGIFKQFNQTTLITLVEAAMAPMITSGIIAAEYDLDVELANLMIGLGIPISLATAPAWAWVLGHWF; from the coding sequence ATGGCGAATTTCATTCTGATCTTTGTTTGCTTTCTGCTCGGTATTTTCTTCCGCCGCTATAAGTTTTTCCCACCAAATGCCCCCCTGGCCCTGAATCGCTTTGTGATTTATGTGTCGCTGCCGGCTCTGACATTGGCACAGATTCATCGTCTCGATCTCAATAGCAGTAGTTTGCTGATCCCGGTTTCGATGCCGTGGTTAACCTACATCATGGGTTTTGGTTTCTTTTACCTTGTGGGCAAGAAAACTCAGATGCCCAAGAAAACCATCGGCACACTGTCACTGACTGGCTCACTGGGAAACACTTCATTCGTCGGCTTTCCCTTGCTGGAAGCGCTTTACGGCGCAGGCGCCATTGCTGTCGGCATTCTGGTTGATCAGCCGGGAAGCTTTCTGATCGCGGGCACACTCGGTGTTGCGACGGCTGCTTATTATGCGGGTGGTTCTGTTCACCCGAAATATATTCTTAAAAAGATCTTCGCCTTTCCACCGTTTCTGTCATTGCTCGTGGCTTTTCCTCTGCGGGCGATCGAATTGCCGCCAGAGGCGTTTCAGGTTTTAGATCGTCTTGGCGGCACTCTCGTCCCGTTATCCCTTGTTTCAGTCGGCATGCAGCTGCATTTTCATCCCGAAATGATCAAAGCCAATTTCAAAAACCTATGCTGGGGTTTGGGCTATAAGCTATTTTTAGTACCGCTGATTTGTACGGTGATTTATCTCGGCATATTCAAACAGTTCAATCAAACAACACTGATCACTTTAGTTGAAGCTGCGATGGCACCCATGATTACATCTGGAATTATCGCTGCGGAATACGATTTAGATGTCGAGCTTGCGAATCTGATGATTGGCTTGGGAATCCCGATTTCACTGGCGACAGCGCCCGCCTGGGCGTGGGTCCTAGGCCACTGGTTTTAG